From Xenopus laevis strain J_2021 chromosome 7L, Xenopus_laevis_v10.1, whole genome shotgun sequence, one genomic window encodes:
- the LOC108695851 gene encoding olfactory receptor 1019, protein MHSGNETTVTEFIFTGFSVIPGLEYLFFSAFLIFYVITILGNASIIFAYSLCSDLHTPMYFYLTNFSFLEICYVSITFPKLLSDLLTERKSISFFGCAVQMYCFSLIAGLECCILAAMAYDRYNAICQPLLYQTIMNRKVCVQLLAGAWFISAANSLLNTILTFMLPFCNNIINHFFCDIPPLLKLACRINLINEVALVTIGGFILVGSCVCIVLSYMRLIATILGIHSTSGKRKAFSTCSSHLTAVTIYYGSGIFMYLRPKPNYEMDQDKRIALMYTTIAPLLNPFIYTLRNGDFNVAFRKIIQHMFFGKL, encoded by the coding sequence ATGCATTCAGGAAATGAGACCACAGTAacagaatttatttttactgGATTTTCTGTGATTCCAGgacttgaatatttatttttttcagcgtttttaattttctatgtaATAACCATTCTTGGAAATGCATCTATTATCTTTGCATATTCTCTTTGTTCAGACCTGCACACTCCTATGTATTTTTATCTTACCAACTTCTCCTTTTTAGAAATATGTTATGTTTCCATCACTTTTCCAAAGCTTTTATCAGACTTATTAACAGAAAGAAAATCAATCTCATTCTTTGGCTGTGCTgtgcaaatgtattgtttctcCCTTATTGCTGGTCTGGAGTGCTGTATACTTGCAGCCATGGCATATGATCGGTATAATGCTATATGCCAGCCCCTCTTGTACCAAACCATCATGAACAGAAAAGTGTGTGTTCAGCTCTTGGCTGGGGCATGGTTCATTAGCGCAGCAAACTCTTTGCTAAACACTATTCTTACATTCATGTTACCCTTCTGTAATAATATTATCAATCACTTTTTTTGTGACATTCCTCCATTACTAAAATTGGCATGTAGAATAAACCTAATCAATGAAGTGGCGCTTGTTACCATTGGTGGCTTTATTCTTGTAGGATCATGTGTTTGTATTGTGCTTTCTTACATGCGACTCATTGCAACTATCTTAGGTATCCATTCTACTTCTGGCAAGAGGAAAGCATTTTCAACCTGTTCCTCTCACTTGACAGCAGTTACAATATATTATGGATCtggtatttttatgtatttaagacCCAAACCAAACTATGAAATGGATCAGGACAAACGGATTGCTCTTATGTACACTACTATTGCACCACTGCTGAATCCTTTTATATATACACTCAGAAATGGGGATTTCAATGTAGCTTTTAGAAAGATAATACAACATATGTTTTTTGGAAAACTCTAG